A segment of the Acidobacteriota bacterium genome:
TCGTACGAGATCCGCTCCGGGTCGAAGGTGACGAGGACGACTTCGGCGTGCCCCGTGAGCCCCGTGCACACTTCGCGGTACGTCGGGTTCCGGGTGTGGCCGGCCGCATAGCCGACTGCGGTCGTGACGACGCCGGGCGTCTGCCAGAACTTCCGTTCGGCGCCCCAGAAGCAGCCGAGGCCGAAGAGCGCGGTCTTCGCGCCGGCGGGAATCGGAGGTGCGAGCGGCTGGCCTGGGAACACGGCCGATGATTCTGCTCCTCGCGCGCGTGAAGGGGAAGATCCCCCTTCGGCAAAACCGAACGTCCCGTTTCCCGGATTGACTCGCCCCGGTGCTCGGCCTAGATTGCCGACCGGAATGGCGCTCGACGAGAAACTCCGCGCGTACCTCCGCGAGCTCGGTGCCGCGCTGAACGAGGCCGTGTCCTCGTCCGACAAGGTGCACGAGATCCTCGCGAAGGTGAAGAGCGAAGGCTACGGCGCGTATCTCTGTCTCGACGCGACGGTCGCGCTCGACAAGCGCGGGCGCCGCTCGTCGGCCGCGCTCCCGTCGATCCGCCGCGGCGGCCTCAACGCGTCGAAGGAAGAGCGGGAAGCGAGCGGCATGGACACGGCCGTCTTCCAGATCAACGTGAAGGACCTCGGGTTCCTGCGCTCCGTCGGAATCGACCCGACGCGCCCGGTCCGCGCACGCCGCAGCCCGCAGGCCGCCGTCACGATCCGGTCGACGGTCGCGAAACGCGGCTGACGTTGCCCCCGCAGGATCTCCTCGGCCTCACCGCTCTCGACCTCGCGCGCGCCGTGCGCGACGTCGCGCCGGAGCCGTACCGCGCCGCCCAGATCGCGAAGTGGATCTACGAGCGCCGGGCGGCCTCCTTCACGGAGATGTCGAACCTCCCGAAGGCGATGCGCGAGGCCCTCGCGCAGGACTTCACGATCGGCCTCCCGAAGGTCGTCGCGAAGACGCCGGCGCCCGACGGCACGGAGAAGTACCTGTTCGAGCTCGTCGACGGCGCGCGGGTCGAGGCCGTCTACATCGTCGAGTCGAAGAAGAAGCCGTCGTGGACGGATCCCGACACGCCCGAGGCCGCCCGCATCACGATCTGTCTCTCGTCGCAGGCGGGCTGCGCCGTGGACTGCGTCTTCTGCGTCACGGGACGCATGGGCGCGGGCCGGAACCTGACGGCAGGGGAGATCGTCGGGCAGTACCTCGTGATCGCGAAGGAGAAGGGTTTCGGGCCGCACGAGGCGAACGTCGTCTTCATGGGGATGGGAGAGCCTCTCCTGAACGTCGGAAACGTCAAGCGGACGCTCGACCTCCTCGAGGAGGAAGTCTCGCCCCGGCGGACGACCGTCTCGACGGCCGGCATCGTGCCCGGCATCGAGTCTCTCGCGACGCGCACGCGCCGGCCGAACCTCGCGGTCTCCCTTTCGGGAGCGGACGACGAGACGCGGTCGAAGCTCATGCCGATCAACCGGACGCACCCGATCGCGGAGCTCTTCGCGGCGCTCAAGCGCTGGCCGCTCGAGCGGGGACGGAAGATCACGTTCGAGTGGGTCCTCATCGCGGGCGTGAACGACCGCCCGGAGGACGCGTCGAAACTCGTCGCCCTCGTCAGGCCACTCCCGTCGAAGGTGAACATCATTCCGCTGAACGAGTCGGAGGAGTGGCTGCCGGGCCTGAAGCGGCCGTCCGACGCAGCCGTGGACGCGTTCGCGCGCGCCGTCGCGGCGGGCGGCGTGCCCGTCACGGTGCGCTGGTCGAAGGGACTGCAGGCGGACGCGGCGTGCGGTCAGCTCAAGGGGCGTGAGACGCCCCGCCGCCCGGCGCCGCCGGCGCCTTGACCGGCGGAGCGGCCGCCGGCGCCGTCGTCCCAAGGTAGCGGTCCGTCCACTCGAGGAGGCGCGTCCGGATGTCCCGCACGTGCTTCGGCTCGGCCGGGCCGTGCGGCTCGCGCGCGTAGGTGACCATCTCGACCGGCACGCCCTGCTTCTTCAGCGCGAGGTAGAGCTCGCGCCCCTGCGCGAGGGGAACGCGCGCGTCCGCTTCGCCGTGGAGGATGAGCGTCGGCGTCTTCGCGTTCTTCACGAACCACATCGGGCTGTGGGCCTTCAGGACGTCGAAGTCGTCCCACGGCAGCGAGGCGAAATAGCTCTCGATGAACTCGGGGATGTCGGCCGTGTAGTAGAAGCTCCAGAGGTCCGTGACCGGCGCGCCGGGTGACGCGAACTTGAAGCGGTCCGTGTGCGTGAGGATCCACGAGGTCATGAAGCCGCCGTAGCTCCAGCCCATGACGCCCATGCGCGCGGGGTCCACGATTCCCTTCGCGACGAGCATGTCGACGCCCGCCATGAGGTCGAGGTAGTCCTTTCCGCCCCAGTCGCGGACGTTCGCCTTCTTGAACCTTTCGCCGTAGCCGGAGCTGCCGCGCGGGTTGACCTGCAGGACCGCGATGCCGCGCGCGACGAACGCGTCGATCGGGTAGATCCGTGAAAACGCCGAGTGGCTGAGCGCGAAGCGGCCGGCGGGTCCGCCGTGGATGTGGAGAATGAACGGAAGCTTCTCGGAGGGGCGGCCGGGCGGCAGGTGAAGGAGGCCTTCGATCGGGAGACCGTCGGGCCCCTTCCACGAGACGACCTCGACCTTCGGACGGAGCGCGCCCGCAACGGACGGATTCGTCGCCGTGAGGCGCCGCGGCGCCGGCTTCTCGTCCGCCGGCGCGAGGACGTTCACCTCGGGCGGCTCCGCCGCGCTCTGGAGGACGAACGCGAGCGTCTTCCCGTCCGCGGCCGCCGAGAACGAACCGAGGACGTGGGCGCCCGCGGTGAGCGCCTTCGGGGCGCCGCCCGCGGCGGGCACGGAGAAAAGCTGCGTCGCGAGCCTCTGCGCGGCCGCGAAGACGATTGCCGACGAATCGGCCGACCACGTGAAGTTCTCGGCCTCGAGGTCGGCGGCGCGCGTGAGGTTGCGCACCGGACCGCCCGCCGCGGGGACGACGCAGATCTCGGTCCGGTGGCCGGGCCAGTCGTTCACGCGCCCGTCGCCGCTGAAGAACGCGACCCACTTTCCGTCCGGTGAGAACGCGGGGTTCGCGTCGGGCCCGGGCCGCCGCACGAGGTCGGTCGCCTTGCCGTTCTCCTTCGCCTCCCAGACGACGAGATCCGAGTTGAACCCGTCCGGCACTTTCGGCGTCGGCGCGACCGTGCCGACCAGCCGCGTCCCGTCCGGCGACCACTCGGCGGACGACACGTGCTCCTTCCCGCCGGAGACGCGGACGACGGCCCTCGTCGTGACGTCCACGATCCAGAGCGCGGCCGGCTTCACGTCGTCCCGGTCGACGACGTTCGCGTCGTCCTTCTCTTCGCGCCTCTTCTTCTCGTCGGCGGCGGGCGGGACTGCGGCCGTGAAGACGATCCGCTTCCCGTCGGGGCTCCACGCGAACGAGGCGACGGGGGAGCCGTGGCTCGTCAGGCGCGAAGCTTCGCCGCCATTCGGGGCAATGAGCCAGATCTGGCGGGTGTCCTTGCCGTCCTTCTCGTCGCCGCGGCGCTCCGAGACGAACGCGATCGTCCTGCCGTCGGGGGAGAAGCGCGGCCGCTCGTCGCGCTTCGGCGAAGCCGTCAGCCTGCGCGAGGCGCCCGTCGCGACGTCCACGAGCCAGACGTCCGTGTCGAGGAGGTTCTCCTTGAAGTCCCAGCCGCCGACGACGTACGCGACGGACTTCCCGTCGGGCGCAATCTGCGCGTCCGCGACCGTCTTCAGGGCGAACAGGTCCGCGGCGGGCGGAGCTTCGGCGAGCGCCAACCCGGAGCAAGCGACGACGAGGGCGGCGGCGGCACGGCGCATGGAGCCTCCTGACGGAAGAGTGTGGCGAAGGGTATCAGGCCGAAAGCCGCACGACGCCCGTGAGGATGCGCCCGGCCCCCGGCCCGTCGCGCCGCCACGACGGCAGGTCCTGCGCCGCGGCGTTGCAGAGGCCGGGCCTGTAAATGCGCGCCGGATCGACGCCGCGGGCGCGGAGAGCGGCCTCGTCGAACGCGGCGACGTCGACAAAGGCCTTCCCGCCCGCTCCAGGCCGGACCGCGCCCCCTGGAGCCGCACCGTACGCGTCGAGGAGCGCCGCGACGACTTCGGGCCCGACCTCGTAACGGTCGCGCGCGATCGACGGCCCGAAGGCGGCGGAAAGGTTCCGCAGGGAAACACCGCGGGCCTCGAGCGCGTCGACCGCCGCGTCGACGACGCGTGCGGCGGTGCCCCGCCACCCCGCGTGGATCGCGGCCATCCAGCCCGTGACGGGATCAGCAAGGACGACCGGCACGCAGTCCGCGGAGGCGACGGCGAGGAGGACGTTTGGCCGACACGCTATGAGGGCGTCGCCGTCCCCGAGGAGAAGATTCCGCCGCTCACGCGGCGGTTCTTCGAAAGTGAGTGTGACGCGGCCGTGGACCTGCGAGGTGCGAATCACTTCGGCATCCGGCGCCCCGAGGCCCTCCGCGAGCGCGCGGCCGGCGAGATCGGGATCGAGGGAACGCGCCGTCAGCGCGCCGCGCGTGAACCCGGCCGCGAACCCCGCAGCACCGGGCAACGACAGCCGCGAAACCGCGCCGCCCGCGGTCGCGCGCCGAACCGATTGCCCTTCCACATGCCCATTCTAAGAAGTCTTTCTCTCTTTCTCTTTCCAAGAAAATCCTCTTCTTCTCTTTTCCCCTCCTAGAATCCTCCCCGTCTTGAGCACAACGACACTTCGCCTCCCGCGCGGGCTGCGCACGCCCGCCGCCATCCAGCGCTTTCTGGACGATCTCCACTACAACAAGGAGAAGGGCGGCGAGACCGCGCGGTCGCCGCGCCGCGTCCTCGAGACGAGGGAAGCGCACTGCTTCGAGGGCGCGCTCTTCGCCGCGGCGGCCCTGCGGCGCATCGGCCACCCGCCGCTCGTCGCCCAGCTCCACGCCGTGCGCGACGACGACCACGTCCTCGCGCTCTACCGCGTGGGTGGCCTCTGGGGTTCGGTCGCGAAGTCGAACTACTCGGGGCTGCGCTTCCGGTCGCCGGTCTATCGCTCGCTTCGCGAGCTCGCGATGAGCTACTTCGACTGCTACTACAACCTTTACGGCGACAAGGGCCTCCGGGCCGTCCGGCGGCCCGTCGACCTTTCGCGCTTCGACGCGCGCGGGTGGGAGACGGCCGCGGAGGACCTCTGGGACGTGAGCACGCACATCGCGACGCGCCGCGCGACGGCGCTGGTCCCGGGGCCGCCGGCGCGGCGGATCGGCTGGATCGACCTCCGGCTCTTCGACGCGGGTCTCGTCGGCTCGTCGGGCGTTCCGATCCCGCGCGGCGTGCGCGCGCGCCTGCGTCGGCCCTGAATCACGCCCTCGGGGCGCCCGCGATCGCGTTCGCGTAGTACGTGAGGAGCGGCAGCTCCGCGGGGACGGGCCGGAAGAGACCGCCGTCCGCGAGGACGACGTGCCGGAGCATGAGCATCCGGAGGCCGACGGAAACGGCGTAGTCCTGGTCCCCGCGTGGGACGTGGACGTAGGCGCCTCCCGCTTCGAGCGCACGCCAGCGCGCGAGGACCTCGGACTTGAGCTCGAGCTCGCTCCACGCCCGCTCCGGGGCGTCGACGAGGACGCTCGCGACGAGCGAGACGGGCAGGACCGGAATCACGCGCGCGATCCGCGCCATGAGGTCGTGCGCGAGGTCCTCGACGGCTGCGAAGCGCGCCTCGCGCGGAGCGTTCGCGAGGTCGAGGCCCTTCCGTGCGAGCCACTCCCGCGTCGAGAGCGGAGACCCGAAGCTCACGCAGGCGTAGCCGAAGCGGTGCCACTCGTTCGCGATCACGAGGCGCGCGTTGCGCCACACGAAGCGCAGCGTCTCGGAGAGGGTGTCGGCGGGCGAGGCCTTGCCCTGCGCCGGGGAGCGGTCGAGGAGGAGCGTGCGGTCCTCGAGAACGCGGTCGTAGTTGACGCCGACCGGGACGAAGACGAGGTCGCGCGGACCCTTCGGGTCGAAGCCGCGGAGCATGTAGTCGAGGAGGCCGAGTTTCGGAGGGCGCAGCGCGCCGTCCTTCGAGAGGCCGCCCTCGGGGTAGACGGCCTGCGGGACGCCGTTCGCGGTCGCCATCGCGACCCAGCGCTCGAGGACGCGCCGGTAGAGAGGGTCCTTCGAGTCGCGCCGCACGAAGTACGCGCCGGTCGCCCGCAGGAACCCCTGGATCGGCCAGATCCGCGCCCACTCGCCGACGGCGTAGCTCAGGGCCGTCTTCTCGGCCGCGAGGTACGACAGGAGAAAGTAGTCCATGTTGCTCCGGTGGTTCATCACGAAGACCACCGTCGAGCCGTCGGGGATCGCGCGGAGGCCGGCGTCGTCCGCCGTGCCGAGGCGCACGCGGTAGAGGGAGCGCGCGACCGCGCGGGCGATCGCGTATCCCGCGCGGAAGTAGATCCACGCGTTGAAGGCGGGGACGATCTCCCGTGCGTCCCGGTCGACGCGTTTCTGCACTTCGTCGCGGGAGAGGCCCGACTCCTTCGCGAACGCCTCGGCGGCCTCGAGGACCTTCAGGTCGAAGCGGAGCTGGTCCACGAGGACCTCGCGCTTCGTCATCTTGAACGGCGGAAGGCGCACGGGAGGCGCGCGTTCAGCTCGTCGATGACGCGGTTCGCGCGCCGACGCATCACGGCGCGGGCGGCCGGGCGGAGCAGCCGGTCGAGGACTGCCCAGCCCGCGAGGAACGCGAGCAGGATGAACGCCCAGAGCGGAACCCAGACCGGCGTCGTCATCGGATTTCCGCTGAGATTAAGTCACTTCGCGCGAATAGAGGTCTAATCATGGCGATGAGAAGGCTGGTTTCCGCGTTCGTCGCTTCCGTGGTGCTCGCGGGGCTCTGCGCGGCGGCCCCCGCGGCACGCGCTCAGATCCTGCCGGCCGAGCCCGTCGCGGATCAGGCCGTTCTCAAGGACTTCCGGTTCTCCTCCGGCGAGACGCTGCCCGAGCTGAAGGTCCGGTACGTCACGTACGGCCGGCGCCTCGACGACGGCCGCGGAAAGACCGCGAACGCGGTCCTCGTCCTGCACGGGACGGGCGGCTCGTCGACGCAGTTCCTGGGGCCGACGTTCGCCGGCGTGCTGTTCGGCCCGGGCCAGCCGCTCGACGCCACGCGCTACTACATCGTGATCCCCGACGGGATCGGGCACGGCGGCTCCTCGAAGCCGAGCGACGGGCTGAAAGCGAAGTTCCCGCGCTACACGTACGACGACATGGTCCGTGCGCAGTACCGGCTCCTGACCGAGAGCCTCGGCGTGACGCACCTGCGCCTCGTGATCGGCACGTCGATGGGCGGGATGCACACGTGGGTGTGGGGCGAAACCCACCCCGACTTCATGGACGCGCTCCTGCCGCTCGCGAGCCTGCCGGCACCCATCGCGGGGCGCAACCGGATGTGGCGGAAGATGGCGATGGACCTGATCCGCGGCGACCCCGAGTGGAAGGGCGGCGACTACACGGCGCAGCCGCGCGGCCTCCGGGGCGCGTACTCGCTGCTCCTCGTGCTGTCCGGCAGCCCGCTCGGGTGGATGCAGCTCGCGCCCGACCGCGCCGCGGCAGACGCGGCGGTGGACACGTACATGACGGAGCGGCTCGCGAAGACGGACGCGAACGACCTCCTGTGGGCGCTCGACGCGTCGCGCGACTACGATGCATCCCTGTACCTGGAGCGGATCAGGGCACCGCTCTTGGCGATCAACTTCGCGGACGACGCGATCAACCCGCCGGAACTCGGAATCCTCGAAAAGGGCGTCGCGCGCGTGAAGGGCGGCCAGGCCGTCGTCTTCCCGCTGTCCGAGAAGACGCGCGGCCACCAGACGCATACGCTCGCGGACCTCTGGAAGACGTACCTGAACGAGCTGCTCGTCCGGTCGCGGCCGTAAGCGCCGGCGTCAGCGCAGGGCCCGCGCGAGGCGCTCCGCGCCCTCGGCGAAGACGTCGGGCGGCGGGAGGAGGCTCACGACGAGCCACGCCTCGGACGGGAAGTCGTAGAAGTAGCCGGGGTGAACGAGGACGTCGTGCGACTCGAGGAGGTCGAGGACGATCTCTTCCTCGGGCCTCACGGCCGGGACCCGCAGGCACGCGGCCCATCCGGCGGCCACCGGCGCGGGCGTGACGGCCCCGCCCTCCGGGAACGCGGTCCGAAGCGCCCGCTCGTTCTTGAGGACGCGCGCCCAGATCGCCTCCACGGCGCGGCGGCTGCTCTCGAAGAGGCGCGGGAGGGCGAGCTGCACGGGCGTCCCGACGGAGAGGTACGCGTCCGCGACCCATTCGAGGCGCGTGAGCGCGTCCTCGACCTGCGTGGGAGGGCCGTTCGCGAGGATCCAGCCGAGCTTGAGCTGCGGGAGCGCCGCGGACTTCGAGAGGCCGCCGAGGGAGAACACGAGCGCCGCGCCGCGCGCGGCCGCGACCGGCACGTCGTCGGGGCGGTCGGAGTAGCGGTAGTCGACGAACACCTCGTCGGAGATCACGGCGAAGCCCTTCTCCGCCGCCAGCGCAAGGAGAGCGTCGAGCTCGGCGGCTCCGATCGAGCTGCCCGTCGGGTTGTTCGGGTTCACGACGACGACGGCCGCCGTGCGCACACCCGCTGCCGCAAGGCGCTCGACCTCGTGCGCGACGGCCGAGGCGTGCACGCGGAAGCCGTCCTCGGCGGCGAGCGGGTAACGCGCGAGCGTCACGCTCTCGAGGTCCGCGAGCGCATCGAGGAGCGGATACGACGGAGCGGGCACGAGGACGGCCTCACCCGGGTCCGCGAGAACCTTGAAGAGCCAGCCGTAGGCCTCGCTCGTCGAGGCCGTCAGGACGAGCCGCTCGGGCGGAGCGAGGACGCCGTGAACGGCCGCGTACCAGTTGCTCACAGCGAGGCGCGCGCGCCGCAATCCCCGGGGGTCCGGTTCATAGACGAGGCCGCGCGGGTCCGCGAGCGGCGCGAGGAGGCCGGCGTCGCCCTCGACGTCGAGAAAGAGGTCGACGCCGCCGGAGCGAAGGGCCACTGCCGTGGGGTTCGAGACCGTCAGGTCGAGGTGCGGCCTCGTGCGCGCCGCGAGGGCCCGCGTGACGCGGTTCTCCTCGTGGACGGGCGGCAGCCGCTTCGAGAACACGCAGGCCTTCAGCGTCCCGCGACGAGGTCTTCCGGCTTCCACGGCGATGGCGGGCCGCCGAGCCACCGGTGGAACCAGTCGAGGTGGGCCGCGTAGTAGAGCGCCATCTCGAACGCGCTCGGCCAGTGCCCCGCCTTCTCGAAGACGATCAGCCGCGACGGGACGCCGCGGGCCTGCAGGTCCGTGAAGAACTCGAGCGACTGCGTGTAGGGGACGCGGTAGTCCTTCTCGCCCGTGACGACGAGGCACGGCGTCTTGAACGCCGTCACATACTCCGACGGGCTCTGCGAGCGGTAGAGGGCCGCGTTCTCCCACGGGGCGCCCTTGAGGTCCCAGTGGGGGAACCAGACCTCCTCGGTCGAGGAGTACATCGCGCGCAGGTCGTAGACGCCCATCATCGAGGCGAGCGCCTTGAAGCGCGTCGTGTGGCCCTCGAGCCACATCATCGCGTAGCCGCCCCACGACCAGCCCATCGCGCCCATGCGGTCCTTGTCG
Coding sequences within it:
- a CDS encoding pyridoxal phosphate-dependent aminotransferase, which produces MFSKRLPPVHEENRVTRALAARTRPHLDLTVSNPTAVALRSGGVDLFLDVEGDAGLLAPLADPRGLVYEPDPRGLRRARLAVSNWYAAVHGVLAPPERLVLTASTSEAYGWLFKVLADPGEAVLVPAPSYPLLDALADLESVTLARYPLAAEDGFRVHASAVAHEVERLAAAGVRTAAVVVVNPNNPTGSSIGAAELDALLALAAEKGFAVISDEVFVDYRYSDRPDDVPVAAARGAALVFSLGGLSKSAALPQLKLGWILANGPPTQVEDALTRLEWVADAYLSVGTPVQLALPRLFESSRRAVEAIWARVLKNERALRTAFPEGGAVTPAPVAAGWAACLRVPAVRPEEEIVLDLLESHDVLVHPGYFYDFPSEAWLVVSLLPPPDVFAEGAERLARALR
- a CDS encoding polyphenol oxidase family protein, producing MEGQSVRRATAGGAVSRLSLPGAAGFAAGFTRGALTARSLDPDLAGRALAEGLGAPDAEVIRTSQVHGRVTLTFEEPPRERRNLLLGDGDALIACRPNVLLAVASADCVPVVLADPVTGWMAAIHAGWRGTAARVVDAAVDALEARGVSLRNLSAAFGPSIARDRYEVGPEVVAALLDAYGAAPGGAVRPGAGGKAFVDVAAFDEAALRARGVDPARIYRPGLCNAAAQDLPSWRRDGPGAGRILTGVVRLSA
- a CDS encoding alpha/beta fold hydrolase; its protein translation is MRRLVSAFVASVVLAGLCAAAPAARAQILPAEPVADQAVLKDFRFSSGETLPELKVRYVTYGRRLDDGRGKTANAVLVLHGTGGSSTQFLGPTFAGVLFGPGQPLDATRYYIVIPDGIGHGGSSKPSDGLKAKFPRYTYDDMVRAQYRLLTESLGVTHLRLVIGTSMGGMHTWVWGETHPDFMDALLPLASLPAPIAGRNRMWRKMAMDLIRGDPEWKGGDYTAQPRGLRGAYSLLLVLSGSPLGWMQLAPDRAAADAAVDTYMTERLAKTDANDLLWALDASRDYDASLYLERIRAPLLAINFADDAINPPELGILEKGVARVKGGQAVVFPLSEKTRGHQTHTLADLWKTYLNELLVRSRP
- the rlmN gene encoding 23S rRNA (adenine(2503)-C(2))-methyltransferase RlmN, with translation MPPQDLLGLTALDLARAVRDVAPEPYRAAQIAKWIYERRAASFTEMSNLPKAMREALAQDFTIGLPKVVAKTPAPDGTEKYLFELVDGARVEAVYIVESKKKPSWTDPDTPEAARITICLSSQAGCAVDCVFCVTGRMGAGRNLTAGEIVGQYLVIAKEKGFGPHEANVVFMGMGEPLLNVGNVKRTLDLLEEEVSPRRTTVSTAGIVPGIESLATRTRRPNLAVSLSGADDETRSKLMPINRTHPIAELFAALKRWPLERGRKITFEWVLIAGVNDRPEDASKLVALVRPLPSKVNIIPLNESEEWLPGLKRPSDAAVDAFARAVAAGGVPVTVRWSKGLQADAACGQLKGRETPRRPAPPAP
- a CDS encoding 1-acyl-sn-glycerol-3-phosphate acyltransferase, producing MRLPPFKMTKREVLVDQLRFDLKVLEAAEAFAKESGLSRDEVQKRVDRDAREIVPAFNAWIYFRAGYAIARAVARSLYRVRLGTADDAGLRAIPDGSTVVFVMNHRSNMDYFLLSYLAAEKTALSYAVGEWARIWPIQGFLRATGAYFVRRDSKDPLYRRVLERWVAMATANGVPQAVYPEGGLSKDGALRPPKLGLLDYMLRGFDPKGPRDLVFVPVGVNYDRVLEDRTLLLDRSPAQGKASPADTLSETLRFVWRNARLVIANEWHRFGYACVSFGSPLSTREWLARKGLDLANAPREARFAAVEDLAHDLMARIARVIPVLPVSLVASVLVDAPERAWSELELKSEVLARWRALEAGGAYVHVPRGDQDYAVSVGLRMLMLRHVVLADGGLFRPVPAELPLLTYYANAIAGAPRA
- a CDS encoding S9 family peptidase; translation: MRRAAAALVVACSGLALAEAPPAADLFALKTVADAQIAPDGKSVAYVVGGWDFKENLLDTDVWLVDVATGASRRLTASPKRDERPRFSPDGRTIAFVSERRGDEKDGKDTRQIWLIAPNGGEASRLTSHGSPVASFAWSPDGKRIVFTAAVPPAADEKKRREEKDDANVVDRDDVKPAALWIVDVTTRAVVRVSGGKEHVSSAEWSPDGTRLVGTVAPTPKVPDGFNSDLVVWEAKENGKATDLVRRPGPDANPAFSPDGKWVAFFSGDGRVNDWPGHRTEICVVPAAGGPVRNLTRAADLEAENFTWSADSSAIVFAAAQRLATQLFSVPAAGGAPKALTAGAHVLGSFSAAADGKTLAFVLQSAAEPPEVNVLAPADEKPAPRRLTATNPSVAGALRPKVEVVSWKGPDGLPIEGLLHLPPGRPSEKLPFILHIHGGPAGRFALSHSAFSRIYPIDAFVARGIAVLQVNPRGSSGYGERFKKANVRDWGGKDYLDLMAGVDMLVAKGIVDPARMGVMGWSYGGFMTSWILTHTDRFKFASPGAPVTDLWSFYYTADIPEFIESYFASLPWDDFDVLKAHSPMWFVKNAKTPTLILHGEADARVPLAQGRELYLALKKQGVPVEMVTYAREPHGPAEPKHVRDIRTRLLEWTDRYLGTTAPAAAPPVKAPAAPGGGASHAP